In a genomic window of Sutcliffiella sp. FSL R7-0096:
- a CDS encoding sodium/glutamate symporter: MNDFSIWSLMVDISIISGLLLLGTILRAKVQWIQRLFLPASMIAGFIGLGLGPSGINLLPFSTQFSTYPGLLIAVIFASIPLGAAKVNVKEIIHRVREMWSYSMLLTLLMWGGGALFGLIVINQIFKDLPSGFGLILGAGFLGGHGTAAAIGEGFSKYGWEEAMTLGMTSATVGILVAVLGGLFLIKKNTEQGNTNFISSFNDLPNELKSGLTHPDKRIGMGKETVSPSSIDPLVLHLSIVAFVVGISYWLTSKLGSLLGIAVPLLSIAFVIALLFQMSIRKMNADSYVDHRVMERIGGSATDYLVAIGIASINITVVIDYAVPLIMLFVFGTFWAYLIFRFIGPNIFKNFWFEKSLFGWGWSTGTVAMGLALLRIVDPELKSKTTDDYALGYIGMVPVEIVIITFSPILFSIGYPWVMPILLLLIGAAIIAIHKHFGLWGPSQNNTTYNKKIS, translated from the coding sequence ATGAACGATTTTTCAATTTGGTCATTAATGGTCGATATTAGTATTATCTCTGGATTACTTCTACTTGGAACTATCTTGAGGGCAAAAGTTCAGTGGATTCAAAGATTGTTTCTCCCTGCAAGTATGATTGCTGGTTTTATAGGGTTGGGGCTGGGTCCCAGTGGAATAAACTTGTTACCTTTTTCCACCCAATTCTCCACCTATCCGGGACTGCTCATTGCAGTCATCTTCGCTTCCATTCCTCTTGGAGCTGCAAAGGTGAACGTTAAAGAAATCATTCATAGGGTAAGGGAAATGTGGTCGTATTCCATGCTCCTTACACTATTGATGTGGGGTGGCGGAGCCCTGTTCGGCCTTATCGTTATTAATCAAATTTTTAAAGATTTACCAAGTGGATTCGGATTAATATTAGGAGCTGGTTTCCTAGGAGGACACGGTACAGCTGCTGCCATCGGAGAGGGATTCAGTAAATATGGCTGGGAAGAGGCAATGACGCTTGGGATGACATCTGCTACTGTCGGAATACTCGTAGCAGTCCTGGGTGGGTTATTTCTAATTAAAAAGAACACAGAACAAGGAAATACTAATTTCATCTCTAGTTTTAACGATCTTCCAAATGAACTAAAATCGGGCCTGACCCACCCGGATAAGCGTATCGGAATGGGAAAGGAAACTGTTTCCCCAAGCTCCATTGACCCATTGGTCCTACACCTGTCAATCGTTGCTTTCGTCGTTGGAATATCCTATTGGCTGACTAGTAAATTAGGATCACTATTAGGAATTGCTGTTCCTTTACTGAGCATCGCCTTCGTTATTGCTCTATTATTTCAAATGTCTATTAGAAAAATGAATGCTGATTCCTATGTGGACCATCGTGTAATGGAAAGAATAGGGGGAAGTGCAACAGATTATTTGGTTGCAATTGGTATTGCATCCATCAATATCACCGTTGTAATCGATTATGCTGTACCTTTGATCATGTTATTTGTCTTCGGAACGTTTTGGGCTTATCTAATATTTCGTTTTATCGGTCCAAATATCTTTAAGAATTTCTGGTTTGAAAAGTCATTATTCGGCTGGGGTTGGAGTACAGGAACGGTCGCAATGGGGTTAGCCCTTCTTCGCATTGTAGACCCGGAACTTAAAAGCAAAACGACAGACGACTATGCACTGGGATACATAGGGATGGTTCCGGTAGAAATTGTTATTATAACTTTTTCTCCTATCTTATTTTCCATTGGCTATCCTTGGGTAATGCCGATTCTCCTTCTTCTTATTGGAGCAGCTATCATCGCCATTCATAAACACTTTGGTTTATGGGGGCCCAGCCAAAATAATACCACCTATAACAAAAAAATAAGTTAA
- a CDS encoding alpha/beta fold hydrolase, with product MLEKKVEFYSDGLKLKGSFYFPDQFNELEEHPAIIINSGYQGFNEFYPKLFAEKLTKKGYICFGFDYRGFADSEGEKGRVLLEEQVRDIQHAISYISTNENVNENQIGLIGWGMGACNVVHVAAKDKRVKAVAGLNGFYNGERWLKSIHSYIEFAEMEETLKEDRKLRATTGKSKSAPTFIHYPLDPATRDYVENELASVYGFGHETQLLFTDSILETNAEDVVGNISPVPLFIGHGKDNLLHPYAESVSLFKKSDAPKVFFRIEGKHNDFMFGDHPEFIRLNNQLDKFFQEALKGDLYEKSISPIA from the coding sequence GTGTTAGAGAAAAAAGTGGAGTTTTACAGTGATGGTTTAAAGTTAAAAGGTAGCTTCTATTTTCCGGATCAGTTTAATGAGTTGGAAGAACATCCTGCTATTATCATTAATTCTGGTTATCAGGGATTCAATGAGTTTTATCCAAAGCTATTCGCTGAAAAACTTACAAAAAAAGGATATATTTGCTTTGGTTTTGATTATCGCGGCTTTGCGGACAGTGAAGGAGAAAAAGGAAGAGTACTCTTAGAAGAACAGGTCCGCGATATCCAGCATGCAATCAGTTACATCTCCACTAATGAAAATGTAAATGAAAATCAAATCGGACTTATAGGGTGGGGAATGGGAGCTTGCAACGTAGTTCATGTTGCGGCAAAAGACAAGCGAGTAAAGGCTGTTGCAGGGTTAAACGGATTCTATAATGGAGAAAGATGGTTGAAGTCTATACACTCCTATATAGAGTTTGCAGAAATGGAAGAAACCCTTAAAGAAGATCGTAAATTAAGGGCAACTACCGGCAAGTCAAAATCTGCCCCTACTTTCATTCATTATCCACTTGATCCTGCAACAAGGGATTACGTTGAAAACGAGTTGGCTTCTGTATATGGATTTGGCCACGAAACGCAGTTGTTATTCACGGATTCCATTTTAGAAACCAATGCAGAAGATGTGGTTGGGAATATTTCTCCAGTCCCTTTATTTATAGGCCATGGAAAGGATAATCTTCTTCATCCATATGCTGAATCGGTCTCTCTTTTTAAGAAATCGGATGCTCCTAAGGTATTCTTCAGAATTGAAGGGAAGCACAACGACTTTATGTTTGGGGATCATCCTGAGTTTATTCGCCTAAATAATCAACTCGACAAATTTTTTCAAGAAGCTTTAAAAGGTGATTTATATGAAAAATCCATTTCACCCATTGCTTGA
- a CDS encoding DUF6282 family protein — protein sequence MKNPFHPLLEGAYEFHVHSSPSIFERKQTDWELIEDAKRAKMGGLVLKSHESSTAERAFLLNEKDPAVRVYGGIVLNQHVGGLNPYAVNTALKMGGKVVWFPTLSAGQHQQYFKQKKTKLFNGNPLLSETTVEVEKDGQLIDEIEDIFRLIKEYEAVLATGHLSLREQHIIVGAALEAGVKKIVIQHADMGISRIPLEDQKYFASQGCMIEKCLLACSSDFNDLTIEEMAKTIDIIGHESCILVTDYGQVHHEAPIYGLSRFVEELLRYGISEEQIIKMVQDNPRSLLGVEDNE from the coding sequence ATGAAAAATCCATTTCACCCATTGCTTGAAGGAGCATACGAGTTTCATGTTCATAGTTCTCCAAGTATTTTTGAGCGTAAACAAACGGATTGGGAACTTATAGAAGACGCCAAGCGGGCAAAGATGGGCGGTTTGGTCCTAAAAAGTCATGAATCTTCCACTGCAGAACGGGCCTTTCTATTAAATGAAAAAGATCCTGCTGTCCGAGTGTATGGAGGAATCGTGTTAAATCAGCATGTTGGGGGGCTTAATCCATATGCTGTAAATACTGCATTAAAGATGGGCGGTAAAGTCGTTTGGTTTCCGACACTTTCTGCAGGGCAGCATCAACAGTACTTTAAGCAGAAAAAAACGAAGCTGTTTAATGGGAATCCGCTACTATCCGAAACAACTGTTGAGGTTGAGAAAGACGGGCAATTAATCGATGAAATAGAGGATATATTCCGCCTTATTAAAGAATATGAAGCTGTTTTAGCTACCGGTCATTTGTCTTTAAGGGAGCAGCATATTATTGTCGGAGCAGCGCTAGAAGCCGGTGTGAAAAAAATAGTCATTCAGCACGCAGACATGGGAATATCGAGGATTCCGCTTGAAGACCAAAAGTATTTTGCCTCGCAAGGATGTATGATTGAAAAGTGTCTATTAGCCTGCAGTTCTGATTTTAATGATCTAACTATTGAAGAAATGGCAAAAACAATAGATATTATTGGACATGAATCTTGTATCCTTGTAACGGATTATGGCCAGGTTCATCATGAAGCTCCAATTTATGGATTAAGTCGATTTGTGGAAGAACTTTTACGGTATGGGATAAGCGAAGAGCAAATAATAAAGATGGTGCAAGACAATCCTCGTTCCTTATTAGGTGTTGAAGATAATGAGTAA
- a CDS encoding FAD-linked oxidase C-terminal domain-containing protein yields MSKISNEVLDKLKDIVHETRILTKKKDLYSYSFDASFGEYLADIVLQPQSKEEISKILLLANTYHIPVYPRGAATSLSGGPLPTMGGIVLDMAQYPKSLKIDKENMLAIVTPSVITSEIHEKAELEGLFYPPDPSSSHVSTIGGNILENSSGPKGLKYGTTKEYVIGLEMVTPTGDIVRTGGKTVKNVTGFDLTRLIVGSEGLLGVVTEITLRLIPKPAYKMTLIASFQSVVDSGVAITNILSAGILPAAMELMDKYCIQAVEHYQPSGLPLDSEAIVIIEVDGHRASVEEEIEKCSDICRSFPNSRVRVAKTEEDRLNIWKARKMVSPAITQLGPTKISEDATVPRSKIPEMIEKLHFIREKYELNLVVFGHAGDGNLHPNIITDKRNITEMKKVELAVGEIFQAAIDLGGTLSGEHGIGILKAPYMRNELGLTLDLMKKIKEAWDPNNILNPGKMFPQKGQTKVVLT; encoded by the coding sequence ATGAGTAAAATATCAAATGAAGTACTGGATAAGTTAAAAGATATCGTTCACGAAACGAGAATTCTTACGAAGAAGAAAGATCTTTACTCCTACAGCTTTGATGCCTCGTTTGGAGAATATCTGGCTGACATCGTCCTTCAGCCACAATCAAAAGAAGAAATAAGCAAAATTCTGTTACTTGCGAACACCTATCACATACCTGTCTATCCAAGGGGAGCCGCTACTTCTTTAAGTGGCGGACCGCTCCCCACGATGGGCGGTATTGTTCTTGATATGGCCCAATACCCTAAATCCTTGAAGATTGATAAAGAAAATATGCTTGCCATTGTAACACCAAGCGTGATTACCTCGGAGATACATGAAAAAGCCGAGTTGGAAGGGCTGTTCTATCCGCCTGATCCAAGCAGTTCTCATGTTTCAACAATCGGGGGAAACATTCTTGAAAATTCGAGTGGTCCCAAAGGATTGAAATATGGTACAACGAAAGAATATGTAATCGGGTTGGAAATGGTCACCCCGACCGGGGATATTGTTCGTACTGGTGGGAAAACAGTAAAAAATGTTACTGGGTTTGACCTGACAAGGCTCATTGTCGGCTCAGAAGGGTTGCTTGGGGTAGTGACGGAAATCACCTTACGCCTTATTCCGAAGCCTGCCTACAAAATGACATTGATCGCATCCTTTCAAAGTGTCGTTGATTCAGGAGTAGCCATAACTAACATATTGTCAGCGGGAATCCTGCCGGCTGCCATGGAGCTTATGGATAAATATTGTATACAGGCAGTCGAGCATTACCAGCCTTCAGGTCTACCGTTAGATTCGGAGGCTATCGTCATTATTGAGGTAGACGGGCATAGGGCGTCAGTTGAAGAGGAAATAGAAAAGTGCTCTGACATATGCAGGTCTTTTCCAAACTCAAGGGTAAGGGTAGCAAAAACGGAAGAGGATCGCCTTAATATATGGAAAGCTCGGAAAATGGTATCTCCTGCCATCACCCAGCTAGGACCAACAAAAATATCGGAAGATGCCACGGTTCCTAGAAGTAAAATTCCGGAGATGATTGAAAAGCTTCATTTCATACGGGAGAAATATGAACTGAACTTAGTCGTTTTCGGTCACGCAGGCGACGGTAACCTGCACCCGAACATCATCACTGATAAAAGAAATATTACTGAAATGAAAAAAGTCGAGTTGGCGGTAGGGGAGATCTTCCAGGCGGCAATCGACCTTGGGGGAACCCTATCAGGTGAGCATGGCATCGGAATTTTAAAGGCTCCTTATATGAGAAATGAGTTGGGGTTAACACTTGATTTAATGAAAAAGATTAAAGAGGCATGGGATCCGAACAATATTCTCAATCCTGGAAAAATGTTTCCTCAGAAGGGGCAAACTAAGGTGGTGTTAACGTAG
- a CDS encoding (Fe-S)-binding protein — protein sequence MNSTEASKVLHSKAYDELNQCIQCGYCLPACPTYASMQTESASPRGRINLVKMAAEGKIDILEDLKEPIDLCLGCRACEVACPVDVPYGSILEHAKESIYNMEVQSKTNNRYKDFALNQLFMRPAAMKISSNLYHFYQQSGIQKVVRSTNLTEKLVPNVGGYEKALPKVPSKKYQIKRGKLYKSKTGKASKTVALFLGCISDALFYHVNYLTLELLRISGCDVYVPDEQTCCGALHAHQGQMKQSRQLAKENLLAFEQYKVDAIITNAGGCGAILQEYEHLLNEETDIAWKEKARIFSAKIKDIAEILHSLDKLPFTENINKTVTYQPSCHLNNVQKAGAYPEKLIKQISGLHYVELPSKNSCCASGGVYNIEQPTESMKILGGKMEEVNQIKPDIIVTSNPGCLIQMTHGIKTFSENKQPESIHLVELLARACGVYTEDTKKLNN from the coding sequence ATGAATAGTACGGAAGCATCAAAAGTGCTTCATTCGAAAGCCTATGATGAGCTAAATCAGTGTATACAATGTGGGTATTGTCTTCCGGCATGTCCCACATATGCGTCCATGCAAACGGAAAGTGCATCTCCTAGAGGGCGTATTAATTTAGTGAAAATGGCAGCAGAAGGAAAAATTGATATACTGGAAGATTTAAAGGAACCCATCGATCTTTGCCTAGGATGTCGTGCTTGTGAAGTGGCTTGCCCTGTAGACGTCCCTTATGGATCCATATTGGAGCATGCCAAAGAAAGCATTTATAACATGGAAGTTCAATCCAAAACCAATAACCGATACAAGGATTTTGCGTTAAACCAGCTCTTTATGAGACCGGCAGCAATGAAAATTTCTAGTAATCTATATCACTTTTATCAGCAAAGTGGAATTCAAAAGGTGGTCAGGTCCACCAATCTTACCGAAAAGCTTGTCCCTAATGTTGGAGGCTATGAAAAGGCCCTTCCAAAAGTCCCCTCTAAGAAATATCAGATTAAAAGAGGAAAACTCTATAAGTCGAAAACAGGGAAAGCAAGTAAAACAGTTGCCTTGTTCCTCGGTTGTATCAGTGACGCACTTTTCTATCACGTCAATTATCTTACATTGGAGCTTCTAAGGATATCAGGCTGTGATGTGTATGTACCCGACGAACAAACCTGTTGTGGCGCTCTTCACGCTCATCAAGGGCAAATGAAACAATCTCGTCAATTAGCAAAGGAGAATTTACTGGCATTTGAACAATACAAAGTAGATGCAATTATAACAAACGCCGGTGGCTGTGGTGCAATTCTCCAGGAATATGAGCATTTACTAAACGAAGAAACTGATATTGCTTGGAAGGAAAAAGCTCGAATTTTCTCTGCTAAAATTAAAGATATAGCTGAAATTCTACACTCCCTAGATAAGCTGCCTTTCACTGAAAATATAAATAAAACAGTAACATATCAGCCATCTTGTCATCTAAATAATGTTCAAAAAGCAGGTGCATATCCAGAGAAGTTGATTAAACAAATATCTGGCCTGCATTATGTGGAATTACCGAGTAAGAACTCATGCTGTGCCTCGGGAGGAGTTTATAACATTGAACAACCTACCGAATCAATGAAAATCCTTGGAGGCAAAATGGAAGAGGTTAATCAAATAAAACCTGATATTATCGTCACCTCTAATCCTGGCTGTCTTATTCAAATGACGCATGGAATTAAAACTTTTTCTGAAAATAAGCAACCGGAATCAATACATTTAGTAGAACTTTTGGCAAGAGCGTGCGGTGTTTATACGGAAGATACTAAGAAGCTAAATAACTAA
- the lgt gene encoding prolipoprotein diacylglyceryl transferase — protein sequence MNNIGEPIDRVLFSFGPINVYWYGVIITGGIFLGLWLIIRESERRNLPKDTFLDLVFFALPVSIIFARIYYVIFRWEYYSQHPNEIIAIWEGGLAMHGVLTGAVLSIFLFARYRGISFWKLADILAPSLILGQAIGRWGNFINQEAHGGPVTRAFLENLYLPDFIINQMYIDGTYYHPTFLYESIWNFLGFIILISLRRANLRRGELFLTYLTYYSIGRFFIEGMRTDSLMLTENLRIAQVMSLVLILTAIMICWFRRKKGYAEVRYLDNSLSE from the coding sequence ATGAATAATATTGGTGAACCGATCGACAGGGTTTTATTTAGTTTTGGTCCGATAAATGTGTATTGGTATGGAGTCATCATCACTGGAGGTATTTTCCTTGGTCTATGGTTAATCATAAGGGAGAGTGAACGCCGCAATCTTCCTAAAGATACTTTCCTTGACCTCGTTTTCTTTGCACTTCCAGTTTCCATCATCTTTGCACGCATATATTATGTCATTTTCCGATGGGAGTATTATTCACAGCATCCCAATGAAATAATCGCAATCTGGGAGGGCGGCTTGGCTATGCACGGGGTATTGACAGGTGCAGTCCTATCCATTTTCTTATTTGCAAGGTATAGAGGCATTTCCTTTTGGAAGCTTGCCGACATTCTTGCACCAAGCCTTATTCTGGGACAAGCAATAGGTAGATGGGGGAACTTTATTAATCAGGAAGCTCATGGTGGTCCCGTCACTAGAGCATTTCTTGAGAATCTATACTTACCTGATTTTATAATAAATCAGATGTACATTGATGGTACATATTATCATCCGACGTTTTTATACGAATCCATTTGGAATTTTTTAGGGTTTATCATCCTGATTTCCCTACGGCGAGCTAACTTAAGGAGGGGGGAGCTATTTTTAACTTATCTCACCTACTATTCTATAGGCCGCTTTTTTATAGAAGGTATGAGAACGGACAGCTTGATGCTCACAGAAAATCTGCGCATTGCCCAAGTCATGTCTTTAGTATTGATCCTTACTGCCATTATGATTTGTTGGTTCCGCCGAAAAAAGGGGTATGCAGAAGTGCGATACCTTGATAATAGCTTGTCTGAGTGA
- a CDS encoding class II aldolase/adducin family protein, with protein MKKFTISGSEKTPFLTWYTEGLKKKFSSKGYQFCEDSDDGIGIVFNVINQEKPRPYRRKSQATFVVSIMEMDKEIEDIFEAAYPYLIRSLANHLIYIVHTKENTDVYFITPEQGFYKISYKSGDDEDFFHLNYRRLEPVASAQLIIDNLFAEDLDYQLWKGNEITQRMYASGQKLDQMNLLPAPFPLENYLSKRDMRQLKKLYGIGGLSYGNLSSRHDDKTFWMSASGVNKADMRIIGQDILFIKGFNPNKNAMEVSVPPKITPKRASVDAIEHWMIYKEHPNVGAIVHIHAWMDGIEATEINYPCGTIQLAETVADLVRKAEDPSRAVIGLKNHGLTITGRNLEEIFERIDGQVVSQIPMG; from the coding sequence ATGAAGAAATTCACCATATCCGGAAGCGAAAAAACTCCATTTCTAACATGGTATACAGAAGGGTTAAAGAAGAAATTCTCTTCAAAAGGATATCAGTTTTGTGAAGACTCAGATGATGGTATCGGGATAGTGTTTAATGTGATCAACCAGGAAAAACCGCGTCCTTATCGTAGGAAATCTCAGGCGACCTTTGTTGTATCCATTATGGAGATGGATAAAGAGATCGAGGATATATTTGAAGCAGCGTATCCATATCTTATACGCTCTTTAGCCAACCACTTAATATATATTGTCCACACCAAGGAAAACACAGATGTATATTTTATCACTCCTGAACAAGGCTTCTACAAAATAAGTTATAAGAGTGGAGATGATGAAGACTTTTTCCATCTGAATTATAGGAGGCTTGAACCTGTTGCCTCTGCACAATTGATCATTGACAACCTTTTTGCAGAGGATTTGGACTATCAATTATGGAAAGGGAACGAGATAACACAAAGAATGTATGCCTCGGGACAGAAACTAGATCAAATGAATTTGCTCCCGGCCCCGTTTCCACTTGAAAACTATTTATCCAAACGAGACATGCGACAGCTAAAAAAATTATATGGTATAGGCGGACTAAGCTATGGGAACCTCAGCAGCAGACACGATGATAAAACATTTTGGATGAGTGCGAGCGGAGTCAACAAGGCTGACATGCGAATAATCGGACAAGATATCTTATTTATAAAAGGGTTTAATCCGAATAAAAATGCAATGGAAGTGAGTGTTCCTCCAAAAATAACGCCAAAAAGGGCGTCGGTTGATGCCATTGAACATTGGATGATTTATAAAGAACACCCAAATGTAGGGGCGATTGTCCATATTCATGCATGGATGGATGGGATTGAAGCAACTGAGATTAACTACCCTTGTGGCACGATTCAATTGGCCGAAACCGTAGCTGACCTGGTAAGGAAAGCGGAAGACCCTTCGCGGGCAGTTATTGGGCTGAAAAATCATGGGCTGACCATTACTGGACGAAATTTGGAAGAGATATTCGAGCGTATTGATGGGCAGGTCGTTTCCCAGATTCCTATGGGATAA
- a CDS encoding zinc-binding dehydrogenase codes for MKALQFDYRMPRYLITKLVGSFTPSVYWNTKLSCLRFLEQSEPELPNDDWVKIKVKYGGICGSDLNLLSLNDSPATSPYVSFPFTIGHEIVGQITEGSSLGTEFKPGDRVVVDPILSCVARGIKQPCPSCQKGDYSLCEFKTEGILSPGLLIGACRETGGGWSSILVAHKNQVYKLPKEIDDLNGVMVEPFSCALHSVLRNTPTKDDTVLVIGGGVIGLCVIAAIRALDIPCRIVALVKHPFQAELASHYGATETVLLRKQKYVEDLKDSLGAQLLKPLFGPEVIQGGANMVFECVGKKQSISDALRFTRNGGKVVLLGLAGIIDGIDWTTVWLNELDVKGSFAYSTELYQGKNVRTFEIAIDLMRSKKVDLSPLVTHRYPLEEYQNALVTASNKKSRSAIKVVFEP; via the coding sequence ATGAAAGCTTTGCAATTCGATTATAGAATGCCCCGTTATCTTATAACCAAATTGGTCGGTAGCTTTACTCCATCGGTATATTGGAATACTAAGCTATCCTGTTTACGGTTCCTTGAACAGTCCGAGCCGGAGCTTCCTAATGATGACTGGGTAAAAATAAAAGTCAAATACGGCGGCATTTGTGGCAGTGACCTTAATCTACTTTCTTTAAATGATAGTCCTGCCACTTCCCCCTATGTATCATTTCCTTTCACCATAGGTCATGAAATCGTTGGGCAAATTACAGAGGGAAGTTCACTAGGTACGGAATTCAAACCAGGAGATCGAGTTGTAGTTGATCCGATATTATCTTGTGTAGCAAGGGGGATCAAACAACCTTGTCCCTCCTGTCAAAAGGGCGATTACAGCTTGTGTGAGTTTAAAACAGAAGGAATCTTGTCACCAGGTTTATTGATAGGTGCATGTCGTGAGACTGGAGGTGGCTGGAGTTCCATATTAGTAGCTCACAAAAATCAGGTCTATAAACTCCCAAAAGAAATTGATGATTTGAACGGAGTCATGGTCGAGCCATTCAGCTGTGCTTTACACAGTGTACTTAGGAATACCCCTACAAAAGACGATACGGTATTGGTAATCGGGGGTGGAGTAATCGGGTTATGCGTAATTGCTGCTATAAGGGCATTGGATATTCCATGCAGAATTGTGGCACTTGTCAAGCATCCATTTCAAGCCGAACTAGCATCCCATTATGGTGCGACCGAGACAGTCCTGCTACGAAAACAAAAATATGTAGAGGATTTAAAGGATTCTCTTGGAGCGCAATTACTCAAGCCCCTTTTCGGACCGGAAGTGATTCAGGGGGGAGCGAACATGGTGTTCGAATGTGTGGGGAAGAAGCAGAGTATTAGTGATGCCCTTCGATTTACTCGAAATGGCGGAAAAGTGGTTCTACTGGGTTTGGCAGGTATCATTGATGGAATTGATTGGACGACTGTCTGGCTTAATGAATTGGATGTGAAAGGGAGCTTTGCTTATAGTACAGAGTTATACCAAGGGAAAAATGTCCGCACCTTCGAAATTGCCATTGATTTAATGCGTTCCAAAAAGGTGGATTTATCACCGCTTGTGACTCACCGATATCCTTTGGAAGAGTACCAGAATGCACTTGTCACAGCCTCAAATAAAAAAAGCCGTTCAGCAATAAAAGTCGTTTTTGAACCATAA
- a CDS encoding diacylglycerol kinase family protein, with the protein MYCFIVNKASGNGRAYKIWNKIEKKLVERDIAYCVYFTQMPKHATLLVRELIRKEEVKVIVAVGGDGTVHEVINGLIGSDLPFGIIPAGSGNDFSKGLGISSKYDKALERILKGRPKHIDIGCVNSTYFVTVAGIGFDGEVAHVANTSIYKKLFNLFRLGHITYLMSAIKVLTQYRPMDISIMIDKELHTFKKVWLIAVANLPFYGGGLIICPNAKNNDGVFDICIVQGISKLEFLRLFPSVFKGKHIDFPSIKTYRGKELEIHSAMPLKIHGDGEQIGRCPAHIKIIPLALNVF; encoded by the coding sequence TTGTATTGTTTTATTGTCAATAAAGCATCAGGTAACGGTAGAGCTTATAAAATTTGGAACAAAATAGAGAAAAAGCTTGTAGAAAGAGATATTGCGTACTGTGTATATTTTACACAGATGCCTAAACACGCTACTTTATTGGTGAGAGAACTGATCAGGAAAGAAGAAGTAAAAGTCATTGTGGCGGTTGGGGGTGATGGGACTGTCCATGAAGTGATTAATGGGTTAATCGGTTCTGATTTGCCTTTTGGAATCATTCCTGCCGGTTCTGGAAATGATTTTTCAAAAGGTCTTGGTATATCGTCAAAATATGATAAGGCTTTAGAGCGAATATTAAAGGGTAGACCGAAACACATCGATATAGGATGTGTGAACTCTACCTATTTTGTTACAGTGGCAGGAATAGGGTTTGACGGGGAGGTGGCTCATGTCGCCAATACTTCGATATATAAAAAATTATTCAATTTATTTCGGCTTGGTCATATTACCTATCTTATGAGTGCCATTAAAGTGCTTACTCAGTATAGGCCGATGGATATATCTATTATGATCGATAAAGAACTTCACACATTCAAGAAGGTATGGCTGATAGCAGTAGCCAATCTACCCTTTTACGGTGGTGGACTTATCATCTGCCCCAATGCTAAGAATAATGACGGTGTATTTGATATATGTATTGTTCAGGGAATCTCCAAGCTAGAGTTTCTCCGTCTTTTTCCATCAGTTTTTAAAGGGAAGCACATTGATTTTCCTTCAATTAAGACGTATAGAGGAAAAGAGCTCGAAATACATTCCGCCATGCCCTTAAAGATTCATGGAGATGGAGAACAAATTGGAAGATGTCCCGCCCATATTAAAATTATTCCCCTTGCTTTAAATGTTTTTTAG
- a CDS encoding MBL fold metallo-hydrolase — translation MDNKDMNYSKDNKFIPVTSVSAHSGHAVTEDLYYYTNQVVNVCLYGNTEGWVLIDTGMPKSARELLSMVENHVGKGARPKAIILTHGHFDHVGASVELVRHWDVPVYAHELELPYLTGKSDYPEPDPSVEGGLVAKVSSYFPNESTDLSGHVHALPADGTVPGMEGWRWIQTPGHSPGHVALFRETDRTLIAGDAFVTVRQDSLYKVLVQQQEVCGPPRYFTTDWKAAWESVKKLEALKPRVAVTGHGTAMAGEELASGLAKLVEDFEAVAIPDYGKYV, via the coding sequence ATGGATAATAAGGATATGAACTACAGCAAGGACAATAAATTCATTCCGGTAACCTCGGTTTCCGCGCATTCTGGACACGCGGTCACCGAGGATTTATATTATTACACCAATCAAGTGGTGAATGTTTGCCTTTATGGAAATACGGAGGGCTGGGTACTGATTGATACAGGGATGCCGAAGTCCGCGCGAGAGCTTCTTTCCATGGTGGAGAACCATGTAGGCAAAGGTGCCCGCCCGAAAGCGATCATTCTGACGCATGGTCACTTTGATCATGTGGGGGCATCGGTGGAACTAGTGCGACATTGGGACGTTCCGGTGTATGCACATGAGCTGGAGCTTCCGTACCTGACAGGCAAAAGCGATTATCCAGAGCCAGATCCGAGTGTAGAAGGGGGGCTCGTTGCGAAAGTGTCCTCCTATTTTCCTAACGAATCAACCGATCTCAGCGGGCATGTCCATGCACTCCCTGCAGATGGGACCGTACCGGGCATGGAAGGCTGGCGCTGGATTCAAACGCCAGGTCACTCTCCGGGTCATGTGGCTCTTTTTCGAGAGACGGACCGCACTCTGATTGCAGGGGATGCCTTTGTCACAGTTAGGCAGGACTCCCTCTATAAAGTGCTTGTGCAGCAACAGGAAGTCTGCGGACCGCCACGATATTTCACGACAGACTGGAAAGCGGCTTGGGAATCGGTGAAAAAGCTAGAAGCGTTAAAGCCGCGTGTTGCCGTGACGGGACATGGAACGGCCATGGCAGGCGAGGAGCTGGCCAGCGGACTAGCCAAACTGGTGGAAGACTTTGAAGCAGTAGCTATCCCGGACTATGGAAAATACGTATAA